ATATGATAGTCCTATTTGCGCGAGTAAAAAGGCAACCGATGATAATTTTAACGCGGTAATGGGGTATATTTTAGATAATTTGGAGGATATATCACTGTTTCTTGGAACGCATAACGAATCCAGTAGTTATCTGTGTATGGAGATTATGGAAGCCAAGGAACTTTCAAAAAATGACCCGCGTATATGGTTTGGGCAACTGTATGGTATGAGTGATCATATTAGTTACAACCTTGCCAAGGCAGGATATAATGTGGCCAAATACATTCCTTTTGGGCCTGTAAAAGACGTGATGCCTTATTTAATACGTAGGGCCGAAGAAAATACATCGGTGGCGGGGCAGACCAGCCGGGAACTTACTTTGCTAAAAAAGGAGAAGGAGCGGAGGGGGTTGTAATTTATATTTTTTTGGCCTAGTCGTATTCGTTGATCCCATAGAGCACTTCTTTTAGTTTGCTGCCGTTGATTTCGATGGGTTTATAGGCTGTTTTAAATTTTTCGACGGCAATAATGATGCTTTCTTTTAATTTTTGATATTCTACCGGTATTTTATCTGAACATCGTTGTTCATTTTCATAGCCGTTTAACATAATCCCAAATTTTTCGTAATAGATTTCTCCTTGATTGATAAACGCATTATACCGTGCAATAAATTGTAATAACCTATCAATTGAAAATTCTAAATCAATTAGCATTGATTTTACATTTCCGGATTTTGAACTGTCATTTTTGATCACCTGCAATTCGTCCAGGTATTTATTTAAGAGCACTCCAATTTCAGCCCAGTCGTCGGTATTTCTACAAATATCCAATGAATTAGTGTATAGTATGGGCTTGGTATAATCGATAAAAAGCTGCTCCAATTCTTCCCGAATATTATCATTGCTTTTTTGCAGAAAAATAGTTTCAAAATAAATTATATTTAAATCGTTATGCATTTGCAGCGTAAAGTCAAGAATGCACTCCACATCAGATAAACTCTTCTCAGTTGAAATTTGCTTATTGTTATTCGTGAAGAGTGAAATAAAAGTATGGATCACAGATGCGTAAATATTTTCTTCTAGTATTGAGGATAAGTCGAAGCCAAAGCTTTTCTTTTTTTTTGATTTGAATTGATCCATCACATTGGTAAACTCCGGATAAAAGTGTGGGTTGGAAATCTTATTTACATCGTTTATTGTGTTTACTGAACTGAAATGATGATCCAATGACAAGGTTTTTTCGTATAGAATCTTGATGATTTCCAGGCCTTTTAAATATCTAATCTTGTTAATCTCCAAAAGTTCATTTTTGGAAATTCGAATCAGATCATCTTTTAATGAATCCTTTTTAATAAGCAGCTCGACCTGTTGTTTGAGGGATTTATTTTGCTGAAGTTGTGAGTTGATAATGCTAATATTTTGGTGGATAATATTCTTGTAATATGTATAGCGAGATTGAATAGTAGTAACCCGAAAAACTAATTCGTTCAGATGCTGTTCTAGGGTTGGATTGCTCTTAAGGTCTTTTGATGCACTTGCTGAATTAACGTTGCATAGTAATAGAAGCAAAATTAGAAGTGGGAAGCAACGTGTCATAGCTATTTATTAAAAGATATTTGAAGGAACATTAACCCATGTAATCTGTTGGATGTTAATAAATATGTAAATCGGAATTAATCCTGTTTTATCACAGTTGTCTTGGCGTAGTGATCGTGGATTGTAAAGTCTTTTTTAACGAAAAAAAGAATTAGCGAAATAGGGGCTATTACAATGGAAATTAATTTTAACAGCGATCTTTTGAAGAGTGTAGATTTGGTAATTCTTTCACCTGAGATAGCCTTGAGGTCAAGATTTAACAGAATTTTACCAAGTGTTTTTCCATTTAATATGGCGTCAAAAATGATAAAATATAGGAAGTAGAAGATTAAAATGGATGAATATCGAATCTTGAAATTTCTTTCAAATACTTCTACTTCCTTTACTTCAAACAAATCAGGCAGTAAAAAATTTTCAAAAAGGGTACAAATAAAACTCACAATTAGAACATCTATTATAAAAGCTATAATTCGATTTGTTTGAATGGTGCTCATGACTATCTCGTTTTGGTGATTTCATAAGTTAAGTTGGTAATTTCGTTGTCGTTATTCAGATTGTAATAACCCTCTAAAATACGAATTGTAAAATTTCCAACTTGTAGCGAGGAAGAATTTTTTACATAAACTCTGTTGCTGCTTCTGTTTTCTATTTCGGAACCTCCGGTTACATTTGGGATACAAACACCTTGTACACAACACAAAAGCACTGTTGTTTCAATTGAAAATATTTCTACATCTATAGTTACTGTAAATTCTCTACAACCCTCCCATGGAAATCCACCGCCTCGGGTATTTCCGTTTGTAATATCTTTAAGATCATTTGCATGAATAATGGTATATTCAGAATTTGAACTTACAACCTGTGCACTGGATTGTGCATTTAGTGTAACAAAACTTAATATGAAGCCTATACACAATGCTAAGGAAATATAATTTTTCATAATCTAATTATTTAGATAAAATGCCTACTCGTTCGCTTTTTGGCTTTCGCGGCTTATTTTATGTGCCATTAGCAGACACATGGTGAAATAAACTCAATGTGTTTTATCTAAAAATTTGTATCTTTAATATGATAAACTTAAAGTTTATTTCGTTTTTCAAGAAACGGTGAGAGCTTCTACCTGGTAGAGGCTTTCTCTTTTTAAATTAATTTTTCTATGTCACGATTATTGGATTTAGTTTTACCCTTCAAAGGTTTTTATTATTCTCGTAAAATGCAAGAAGGTAAAGTCTGGATTCGCGAATTGGATATCGTGTTTCAAGAAATTAAGGGCTGATTGCCAGCTTTTTAAGAAGTAAAAATTGAGAGTTGTATAAAGGTTATGGTAGAATACATTTAAAATGAGAAATGGAAAGGTGAGAATAAAGTGTCCTTTGAAATTTCTGAAGCGAAAAGAGAACACCAATTTTTGAAGTACCATATATGGACAGATAATAAAAATCAACTAAGAGGCTTTTGCTTAATGAACTCCCCAGTTTATATTTACAAAAGCCCTTAGCTGCTTTGAAAATTATTTCTGCATTCAAATTTTCGCCATTTTTAACAGATTAGCAAATCATCTCTCTTGTGATTCTTGAATATGCAGTCGTCATTCTTGAATTACGATGATAGCATCACGATTTATTGCACTGATGATCAATACATTATGCTTTTTTTTCTTGAAGTTTATAGAATGAAATGTAAAATCCGGAATCAAACTGTATTTTTTAATAACTTTAAGAAAAAGCATTCTGCTTAGTATGAAATCTCTTCGACGGACCATATTAGTGACTTTACTAGTCTTCTTTTCAACAGCCAATGCGCAGGAATTTAGTACTGATCATTTACAATTAATGGAAGATGAGGAATTATTGAGTTTGTTTAATGAAGTTGGGCAGGATTCCATAAAGCAGGAAAAAATCGCTCGAGTTTATTTGAAGAGAGCGCAAAAAGAAAATGACACCATTAAAATGGCCAGGGGCTATGACCGTCTGGCAAGAATTTTTCACCCTGAAAAAAATATTCAATTTGCAGATAGTGTAATAGCATTAACAAAGGATATAGATAATATTACCTATCCTGCTTTGGGGTATATGCTAAAAGCTAATCAATACTATATAAATGGAAATGTTGTAAAATCTACAGAAGAATATTTTATTGCATATGATTTTGCACTAAGAAGAGAAAATATTCAACAACAAGTTATAATTCTTGATATTCTAATTTTTGGGAAAGGAAATTGGGGCAGTAAAAAGGATGCATTGGTTTTACAAAAAAAACGGCATTCAATGATTAATGATTTAGATTATATAAAAGAAATAGAGAAAGCAACTAGAACTGGGGCCAAAATAGACATTAAACAGTTGTTAATTAACGATAAAATATCATCTTATGAAAATTTTGTTTTTTGTTACTTAAATTTAAAAAAAGCAGACTCAGCATTTATTTACTTGGATAGTGCAATTATTGAGGTGAATAAATATGATTGGATTGGAAAGGATGTGCATAAGAGTTGGCTAGCACAGGCATCTTCAGAATTAAATTTCCAGAAAGGGGAGTATGAGTTGTCATATGATCAGGCAAATAAATTATTGGATGATAACATGGTGTTTGGAAATAATTCGAGAATGAATTTATATTTACTAAAAGGCCTTTCGTTATTGGAGTTAAACAAATATTTGGAGGGAATCACATCTTTAAAAAAAGCAGATTCAATTTATGAAAACTCAAGAATAGCTTTGAATCCATTCAATAGAATTTTATTTGAAAAATTATTAGAATACTCAAGAAATCAAAAAGATTCAAAGCTAATAAAGCATTATCAAGATAAATTACGCCAAGTTGATAGTATTTTTAAAGAGAATTATATATTTTTTGAACCGAATTTTATTAGAAATTTTGAAACTCCAAAGCTGTTAGGAGAAAAAGAAGAATTGATTTCCAGTCTTGAGTTACAGAATAAAAAGTCGAAAAAACTTACCTGGGTTTTCCTTCTTTTATCGGGAATAAGTTTGGGGGGGCTGTTTTATTATTTTAAGCGTCAACTCATATTTAAAAGGCGTTTCGAACAAATTATGGCCTCTAAAAGGGACTTTGTGGTAAAGAAAGATGCGCTTGAACAAAGCAGGAAAAATGAACTTTCTTCTGAATTGATAAAAAACATTTTAAATCAGTTGGATCAATTCGAAGACAGTGCCGGTTTTTTATCCACGGAGATTTCATTAAATGAATTATCAAAATCTTTTGGCACCAACGCCAGATATCTTTCAAAGATTATTAATTTGGAAAAGGAAAAAAATTTCTCACAGTATATAAATGATTTACGTGTAGAATATGCATTTCATAAATTAGAAGAAAATCGATTATTCAGGAAATACACCATTAAAGCTGTGGCTAATGAATGCGGCTTTAACAGGGCCGAATCCTTTTCAAAAGCATTTTATAAAAAATTTAAAATTTATCCTTCATTTTATCTAAAAACACTGGAAAAAGAAGAAGGCAAAATGAACTAGCGGGAAAAAATCTCAGTTTTTAGAATGGTTGCTTTCTTACTGCAGTTTTCTGCCGTTATCTTAAGCTTTTTATCAGATACAGTTCCAACTATAACATACAGCTTACAGGAATCCAATTTTGTATTGCTTTCTCCAAAAACCACATCTCCCTTTTTAAGTAGTAGAGAGATTGCAGAGGTGTCTAGATTATGAGTAGCTAGGGTTTGCAGGGTGTTTTCAGAAAAAAACCGCTTCTTGATTCTAATATCTTTTAAGGTTCTTGCGTCCATACCATAGTCACAGGAGGTTTTTTTTCCACCTAGAAAGAAAAATAATAAGATAAGTCCAATAGTAAATCCGCCTAAGTAATAGGCAATACGTTGTTTAAGTTTCATTCCGATTTTAAAAAATTAGCAGGTTGACATCACTATACGACATATCGAACCAATCTGCTACAGCCTTGTTGGTTAAAATGCCGCGGTAAAAATACAATCCATTTCTCAAACCATTGTCAAATCGGATTGCATTTTCCAGTCCGCCACATTCGGCAATTTCCAATAAATAGGGGGTAAATATATTACTCAATGAAATTGAGGCGGTTTTGGGATAGCGCGCAGGTATATTGGGAACCCCATAATGAATTACATTATATTTTGTAAAAGTAGGTTTATCATGGGAAGTCATTTCTGTCGTTTCAAAACATCCTCCCATATCCACACTTACGTCGATGATAACAGCACCCTTTTTCATATTCTCTACCATTGTTTTGGTAACAATAATTGGAGAGCGATTGTTGCCTCTTACCGCACCAATAGCAACATCACAACGTCGCAAGGCTTTTATTAAGTTTTTCGGTTGTATTGTTGAAGTATAAAGCGGTCGTCCTACATTACTTTGAAGATTTCGAAGTTTTGTAATAGAACTATCGAATACTTTTACATTTGCTCCTAAACCCAAAGCCGACCTAACTGCAAATTGTCCTACGGTTCCGGCTCCAATTACCACGACTTCCACAGGGGGAACACCACTAATATTGCCAAACAATAAACCGTTGCCTTTCTCGGCATTGACCATCAGTTCTGCAGCAATTAGTACCGATGCTGTTCCTGCTATTTCACTCAACGCTTTTACTGCGGGGTAGCTGTGATCTTCATCTTTGATGAATTCGAACGCCAATGCTGTAATTTTCTTTTTCCCGAGAGCTTCAAAATAATTTTTCTGTTGGGTTTTTAATTGCAAAGCCGAAATTAAAACTGTTTTGGGTTTTATAAGCTCTATCTCGGTAGGAGTAGGGGGCTCTACTTTTAGAATAATAGGGCATCCAAATACTTTTTTGGTGTCTTTTGATATTTGCGCTCCGGCTTCGCTGTATTCATTATCGGTAAAACCGGCTTCATCTCCCGCACCACTCTCAACTAGCACTCTATGGCCGTTGGAGACAATAGCTCCCACGGCATCAGGCGTAAGGCAGATTCTCTTTTCCTGAAAATAAGTTTCTTTGGGAATCCCTATAAATAATTCACCTTTTTGTCTGGCAATTTCTAAGGTTTCTTCCTGAGGAAGCAATTGTGCTTTTGTAAAGGGAGACTTGGCCATGCGAAGATTAGGTTAGTTGTGCCAAGTTACGTATTTATTCTAAATGTTAAGCAACAGGATTTAGCGAAACAAATCTTTGATTTGCTGCCAGGCAGTTTTCTTTAACATTAGTTCTTCTTCAAATGATTTTAAATCATCTTTTCTTAGATTAGAGAATAATTTCGCTCTTACTAAATAGACAGCTGGAACTAAAAACATCATTAAAGGTAAAATGTAGTATAATTCCAATTCGTCTAAATTTCTATTTTGATTGAAAATACCCCATAATTGAAAACTGTACATGGCAATCGGCACCAATATAATCCAGTGCCACCAGTGTTTACATGTGAAAAACCACAAAAGCAAAAGGTATAAGGGTACAACCTTGCCCACTATAAACCAAGCATATGCATTGATAGAATAATAGGAAGTTGTTATTGTAAATAGAGGAGTCTCCCAAACTTGAGAATCGTTTGGGAGACCTTTATAAGAATAAAACACAAATGGTGCAACAGCAATTAAAAGAACTATTAGACCACCTACAAAAAGGTTTTTACTATCCGTTTTGTGGCGCTTGTAGTCCTTTTGTGTCGACTTGTTGTGGTGTTTGTCCATCTTCTACGCTTTCCGGAGTACATGAGATAAATAATCCAGCCCCGAAAATTGCAACGATTAAAAAGTACTTTGTTAATTTCATAATATTTGTTTTGTGAGGTTTATCATACAAACCTAGCACGAAAAAAAACAAGTATTTCAACTAAGTTCTCCGTATCTTTATTAGTTATCTTTTGGACAATAAAATGACACTTAAAAGTACTGCGATTTGGGGCCGAGCAATTAAAAGTTGACTTAGTTTTTTATGAAATTACGTTGCAATTTATTTCATTGGCATCATATTTAAAGTTCTGGTTCCGTTTTGGTTTTTTGTTAGTTTTATTGTTGTCTTTTCCCGTGGCAAAAGGGTTTCCACAATTTGCGGCCACTCTATAAAATTCCAATGCCCCGAGGAAAAATAATCCTCGATTCCAATATCCAAAGCCTCAGTTTCATTTTGTAATCGATAAAAATCGAAATGATACAAAACGTCATCTTCAAGTAAGTGTTCATTCACAATCGAAAATGTTGGACTCTGTAATGTTTCTTTTACACCAAGTTTTTTTGCTAATTCTTTAATTAATGTTGTCTTACCAACACCCATTTCACCATAGAACAGCAAGGTCTTATTCGGAGTATCCGAAAGCACTTTGCCGGCTACTTCCGGTAAATCTTGAAGTGTATAGGTTAATTGCATACTACTTGATTGCGAACAAATATATAATAAATTCCCGATTATTTGCAAAAAATATCGACTATCTGTTGTACTATACGTATATTCCTACAAATATTATTTGGGTTCCAAAACTGCGAACGGGATAACCATTTCTTCCAACGACACCCCACCATGCTGATATGTATTTCGGTAATAACTTACATAATGGTTGTAATTGTTCGGATACGCAAAGAATAAATCACCCTTTGCAAAAATAAATGAGCTACTCATATTAATTGTAGGGAGATGTATGGTTTTAGGTGATTTCGCTGCAAGAACATCCTTGTCTTCATAGGTCAGGCTTTTGCCTGTTTTATACCGGAGATTAAGACTTGTGTTTTTATCGCCTATTACCTTTGAAGGGTTTTTAACATTTATAGTTCCGTGGTCTGTCGTAATTATTAATCGGAAGCCTAATTGAGATGCTTGCTGTATAATCTCCATCAGCGGAGAGTTCTTAAACCAACTTTGGGTTAAGGATCTATACGACTTATCATTAGACGCAAGCTCTTTTATTACTTCCATCTCAGTTTTAGAATGAGAGAGCATGTCCACGAAATTATAAACCACGGCTATCAAATCTTCGTCCTTATGACTTTTAAAGTTCTCCACCAGACGTTTCCCTTGCTTTATGCTCGAAATTTTGTGATAACTCCAATTTAAATTAAGACCTAAGCGCTTTAATTGTGCTTCCAAAAATTTGTCTTCATATAAATTTTTACCACCATCTTCAGTATCATTTAGCCAATAGTCGGGGTGTAATTTTTCCATCTCACTAGGCATTAAACCCGAAAAAATCGCATTTCGTGCATATTGGGTCGCAGTGGGAAGGATGCTGTAGAATAATTCTTCACTTGTTTTTTTGTAAGAATTAGTCAAAAAAGGCTCAAAGGCCTTCCATTGATCGTACCGTAAATTATCAATTACAATAAGTAATGTTCGCTTTTTATCTTTTAACTGGGGAATTACCTTGTCTCTAAACAAGGTATGCGACATTGTAGGGGCTTCATTTTCATTTTCAAACCAACTCGCATAATTTTTATCTATAAATTTACAAAACTGGTTATTGGCTTCGGTTTTCTGAGATTCCAGGATTTCAAACATTCCACTGTCTTCAATGCCTTCTAGTTCCAATTCCCAATAAATTAATTTTTGATATAACTCGGCCCAGCCTTCAAAGGTATTTATCATGGACATGTCCATGGCAATTTTTCGAAATTCCTGCTGATAATTGGAGGTAGTCTTTTCTGAAATTAGCCTGGAGTGATCCAAGTTCTTTTTCAAACTCAATAAAATTTGATGAGGATTTACGGGCTTTATAAGGTAATCGGCTATTTTAGAACCAATTGCTTCCTCCATTATATATTCCTCTTCACTTTTCGTGATCATCACCACCGGTAAGGCCGCTTGCTGTTCTTTTATTTCAGCCAAAGTTTCCAAACCTGTGAGTCCGGGCATATTTTCATCTAAAAAAACA
This genomic stretch from Ulvibacter sp. MAR_2010_11 harbors:
- a CDS encoding RDD family protein, with product MSTIQTNRIIAFIIDVLIVSFICTLFENFLLPDLFEVKEVEVFERNFKIRYSSILIFYFLYFIIFDAILNGKTLGKILLNLDLKAISGERITKSTLFKRSLLKLISIVIAPISLILFFVKKDFTIHDHYAKTTVIKQD
- a CDS encoding AraC family transcriptional regulator, which encodes MKSLRRTILVTLLVFFSTANAQEFSTDHLQLMEDEELLSLFNEVGQDSIKQEKIARVYLKRAQKENDTIKMARGYDRLARIFHPEKNIQFADSVIALTKDIDNITYPALGYMLKANQYYINGNVVKSTEEYFIAYDFALRRENIQQQVIILDILIFGKGNWGSKKDALVLQKKRHSMINDLDYIKEIEKATRTGAKIDIKQLLINDKISSYENFVFCYLNLKKADSAFIYLDSAIIEVNKYDWIGKDVHKSWLAQASSELNFQKGEYELSYDQANKLLDDNMVFGNNSRMNLYLLKGLSLLELNKYLEGITSLKKADSIYENSRIALNPFNRILFEKLLEYSRNQKDSKLIKHYQDKLRQVDSIFKENYIFFEPNFIRNFETPKLLGEKEELISSLELQNKKSKKLTWVFLLLSGISLGGLFYYFKRQLIFKRRFEQIMASKRDFVVKKDALEQSRKNELSSELIKNILNQLDQFEDSAGFLSTEISLNELSKSFGTNARYLSKIINLEKEKNFSQYINDLRVEYAFHKLEENRLFRKYTIKAVANECGFNRAESFSKAFYKKFKIYPSFYLKTLEKEEGKMN
- a CDS encoding DUF4258 domain-containing protein; amino-acid sequence: MKLKQRIAYYLGGFTIGLILLFFFLGGKKTSCDYGMDARTLKDIRIKKRFFSENTLQTLATHNLDTSAISLLLKKGDVVFGESNTKLDSCKLYVIVGTVSDKKLKITAENCSKKATILKTEIFSR
- a CDS encoding alanine dehydrogenase — its product is MAKSPFTKAQLLPQEETLEIARQKGELFIGIPKETYFQEKRICLTPDAVGAIVSNGHRVLVESGAGDEAGFTDNEYSEAGAQISKDTKKVFGCPIILKVEPPTPTEIELIKPKTVLISALQLKTQQKNYFEALGKKKITALAFEFIKDEDHSYPAVKALSEIAGTASVLIAAELMVNAEKGNGLLFGNISGVPPVEVVVIGAGTVGQFAVRSALGLGANVKVFDSSITKLRNLQSNVGRPLYTSTIQPKNLIKALRRCDVAIGAVRGNNRSPIIVTKTMVENMKKGAVIIDVSVDMGGCFETTEMTSHDKPTFTKYNVIHYGVPNIPARYPKTASISLSNIFTPYLLEIAECGGLENAIRFDNGLRNGLYFYRGILTNKAVADWFDMSYSDVNLLIF
- the tsaE gene encoding tRNA (adenosine(37)-N6)-threonylcarbamoyltransferase complex ATPase subunit type 1 TsaE, coding for MQLTYTLQDLPEVAGKVLSDTPNKTLLFYGEMGVGKTTLIKELAKKLGVKETLQSPTFSIVNEHLLEDDVLYHFDFYRLQNETEALDIGIEDYFSSGHWNFIEWPQIVETLLPREKTTIKLTKNQNGTRTLNMMPMK
- a CDS encoding bifunctional response regulator/alkaline phosphatase family protein codes for the protein MSDIKVLWVDDEIDLLKPHIMFLENKNYKVTTAQSGTEALVEIKNQNFDIVFLDENMPGLTGLETLAEIKEQQAALPVVMITKSEEEYIMEEAIGSKIADYLIKPVNPHQILLSLKKNLDHSRLISEKTTSNYQQEFRKIAMDMSMINTFEGWAELYQKLIYWELELEGIEDSGMFEILESQKTEANNQFCKFIDKNYASWFENENEAPTMSHTLFRDKVIPQLKDKKRTLLIVIDNLRYDQWKAFEPFLTNSYKKTSEELFYSILPTATQYARNAIFSGLMPSEMEKLHPDYWLNDTEDGGKNLYEDKFLEAQLKRLGLNLNWSYHKISSIKQGKRLVENFKSHKDEDLIAVVYNFVDMLSHSKTEMEVIKELASNDKSYRSLTQSWFKNSPLMEIIQQASQLGFRLIITTDHGTINVKNPSKVIGDKNTSLNLRYKTGKSLTYEDKDVLAAKSPKTIHLPTINMSSSFIFAKGDLFFAYPNNYNHYVSYYRNTYQHGGVSLEEMVIPFAVLEPK